The Oceanococcus sp. HetDA_MAG_MS8 genome window below encodes:
- a CDS encoding amidohydrolase, with amino-acid sequence MLGLILRTPARPFAKLMLLLGIMAAATSNAAGPAMPQAGDDLMRVYRGLHAHPELSFKEVQTSRYLAHELQELGFSVSTGLGDAWVRDKAHSAVGELRPGVGGYGVVGVLRNGPGPTVLIRTDMDGLPVPENTGVSYASTVEGQTWTGVDSPVMHACGHDVHMTSWVGTARELVAKRRDWSGTLVLIAQPAEEIGLGAQAMLEDGLYARFPRPDYNLALHVSAATPAGTVSYSSGWALANVDSVDITVRGVGGHGAYPHTTVDPVLIAAHIVTSLQSLVARNVDPQTPAVVTVGSITAGAKHNIIPEQAQLLLTVRSYADDTRKLLLDGIRRIAKGQAAAFGAPAPTVAVETDYTPATYNDPDLTRRAMAAIGREIGKDQVQTITAVMGGEDFSQYGRTSDKIPSLIFWVGAVEPQRYAQAQKGGQSLPSLHSPSFAPDAAKTIDTGVRAMTAAALALLKED; translated from the coding sequence ATGCTCGGTCTTATTCTTCGCACCCCAGCAAGGCCCTTCGCCAAGCTGATGCTTTTGTTGGGCATCATGGCGGCGGCCACCAGCAATGCGGCCGGCCCTGCCATGCCACAGGCTGGTGATGACCTTATGCGAGTGTATCGCGGCCTCCATGCCCATCCGGAGCTCTCCTTCAAGGAAGTTCAAACCAGCCGTTACCTCGCCCATGAACTCCAGGAACTCGGATTCTCTGTGAGCACGGGGTTGGGAGATGCCTGGGTGCGCGACAAAGCCCATAGTGCCGTCGGTGAGCTAAGGCCGGGTGTGGGCGGCTATGGCGTGGTCGGCGTGTTGCGCAATGGCCCCGGACCTACCGTCTTGATCCGCACCGACATGGACGGACTACCCGTGCCCGAGAACACGGGCGTGAGTTACGCCAGCACCGTCGAAGGTCAGACCTGGACCGGGGTCGACAGCCCGGTGATGCATGCCTGCGGGCATGATGTGCACATGACCAGCTGGGTGGGTACCGCCCGCGAATTGGTGGCCAAACGCAGGGATTGGTCCGGCACTTTGGTATTGATCGCCCAACCTGCCGAAGAGATCGGCCTGGGCGCACAAGCCATGCTGGAAGATGGGCTGTACGCGCGTTTTCCCCGGCCCGATTACAACCTGGCCCTGCATGTATCCGCCGCCACGCCGGCAGGGACGGTGTCCTATTCCTCCGGCTGGGCGCTGGCCAATGTGGACAGCGTAGACATCACCGTGCGTGGGGTGGGTGGGCATGGGGCCTACCCGCACACCACGGTGGATCCGGTGCTGATTGCGGCCCATATCGTCACCAGTCTGCAAAGCCTGGTGGCCCGCAATGTGGACCCGCAAACTCCCGCGGTGGTCACGGTGGGCTCGATAACGGCCGGCGCCAAGCACAACATCATTCCGGAGCAGGCCCAACTGCTGCTCACGGTGCGCTCCTACGCGGATGACACCCGCAAGCTGTTACTCGATGGCATCCGCCGCATTGCCAAGGGTCAGGCAGCGGCCTTCGGAGCACCCGCCCCCACCGTCGCCGTGGAAACCGACTACACCCCGGCCACCTACAACGATCCCGACCTCACCCGCCGCGCCATGGCCGCCATCGGCCGCGAAATCGGCAAGGACCAGGTGCAAACCATCACCGCCGTGATGGGCGGCGAGGACTTCTCTCAATACGGCCGGACCAGCGACAAGATCCCCAGCCTGATTTTCTGGGTGGGCGCCGTGGAACCGCAGCGCTACGCCCAAGCCCAGAAGGGTGGTCAAAGCCTGCCATCTCTGCACTCACCCAGCTTCGCCCCAGATGCCGCAAAGACCATCGACACAGGCGTACGCGCCATGACTGCCGCTGCCTTGGCGCTGCTTAAAGAGGATTAA